From the Lacipirellulaceae bacterium genome, the window GCGGATGAGTCGCTAGATCAATACTTCTAGCGCTGCTTATCTGACGGTCGCAAGCTTGAGCTGAACTGACAACTATGAATCGTCTAAGTCTATTCTTATACACGCTGATCGGCTGCGTGGTGTGCTTGATTGGTAGGGATTTACTCGCGCAGCAAGGAGGCGATGGTCCGGGTGTTCTGCCACCACCAAGCATCGGCGGGCCGGCATTACGAGGGCCAGATACAAGTCTGCCGGAGATTCCAGGAATGCCCGTCGAGGGGATACCTTCGGACTCCGCCGGTAATCGCTACGGACAGCCCGTCACCCCGCCTAGCTATCTTCAGCCGCCCGCTGCGGACACGAGTCAAACACTCTCGGCAGCGCCGCTGATCGATCCCACGGTCGTCACGCAGCCCACGCCGATGGATTTGGTGATTACGCCGACGCCACACTGGTATCAGTTGGGTTACTGGCTAGGGCCTGATCCTTGGGAAGGGCATGTTGAGTTAGGCCTCAACGGCAGCCAGGGCAACAACGACGTCTTGAGCATGCGCGCTGGGGGTCACCTGAAACGTGATACCAAGCGGTGGAAGTTTGATAGCGACCTGCAATACAACAAGAACGTTGCCAACAGTATCGAAACGCAAAACGATGCTAAGCTTGATGTCCGGCTTGATCGCATCTTAGGTGACTCGCCTTGGACGTTGTTTTTCTTGAAGAATGTAATCTATGATGAGTTCCAAGCCTTTGACTTGCAGCTTTCGCTAACAGGTGGTGTGGGTTACCAGATCTTCGATACGGAAACGCTCGATCTGCTCGGGCGCTTTGGTGCCGGTACAACACGGGAGTTCGGTGGTCCAGACAACGAGTGGGCACCGAATGCTTTGTTCGGTCTCGACTACGAACATCGCATTACGAAGACACAGCGACTCGTTGCAACGGTCGACTACTATCCTGAGTTTGGCGACTTCTCGCGTTATCGAGTCGTGACCGATGCTGGCTGGGAGATCGATCTCGACAAGCCGGAGAATGTGAGCTTGAAATTCTCGATCGTCGATCGTTATGACAGCACGCCCAACGGTCGCGATCCGAACAACTTCGACTACGCGATGCTCTTGATTTGGGGACTGTAGGGTAACTCCGATTAATCCAGCGGGTAGTGACCGCCTCCAAAGTTCGGTAAGATAGAGCAATTAGGGCGTCACGCTTTAGTGACGGCCCAGTTCATGTTCTTGAGACGCTGCCGATGGACGACGCCCTGCTTGCCGAACTTGAGGCCACGCTGGCCAAGCACATGCCGATCTGCACGGCTATGGAGTTGGGTGTCGAAGGGTGGG encodes:
- a CDS encoding DUF481 domain-containing protein → MNRLSLFLYTLIGCVVCLIGRDLLAQQGGDGPGVLPPPSIGGPALRGPDTSLPEIPGMPVEGIPSDSAGNRYGQPVTPPSYLQPPAADTSQTLSAAPLIDPTVVTQPTPMDLVITPTPHWYQLGYWLGPDPWEGHVELGLNGSQGNNDVLSMRAGGHLKRDTKRWKFDSDLQYNKNVANSIETQNDAKLDVRLDRILGDSPWTLFFLKNVIYDEFQAFDLQLSLTGGVGYQIFDTETLDLLGRFGAGTTREFGGPDNEWAPNALFGLDYEHRITKTQRLVATVDYYPEFGDFSRYRVVTDAGWEIDLDKPENVSLKFSIVDRYDSTPNGRDPNNFDYAMLLIWGL